The DNA segment GCTTTCACTTTTTTTAAAAGTCAGTTTAACGTAAAGAGAAACAGTGTCGTGTAATATAGGATACAACCATCTTTGCTCTTGGAGACTTCCTTTCTTAGGAAACCGTCTCTGGGTAGATTACTATCACTGAAGTAGAACTCCACCTTTTAacattatatatagaaaaacaaatattttgtcgTTAAGGGCAATTAAACTATAGAAGAAtaacagagagaaagagaaattaACACCTGTGTTATCAACTTCTTTGCGGTTTCTTCGTCGAAGGTAGCCATTGCAGAGCAGAGCGAGTCTGAGGAGGGGGAAGGAAGACGACGACACGTAACATACGAGGGTTACATCTTACTTGACACCAGCGAGAGTTCCAGGCCCATCCTAAAATGGGCTTCACTGGGTTTTGGTGTTAATGGGCCTGCCTAAcatttaagaaaatcattaattaacaAATGGGCAGTTGATAGTCGAAAAAAATTGCGAGAAAAGTAAACGTCATAAAGTGATTTTTATTTGCGAGAGAGCTGATAGAAGCTCACACCAGTAAAGGGAAGAAAAAAACCGCAACGCCGTTTGCTTCTCTTCCCCCGATCTGCATCACCAGCTCCCGATTCGATCCTAGCAGGTAAGCTTCTCCGATTTGATCTTATACCAATACTTGCTTTTGCTTCCTCCTCGTAGTTTCGTTTGTAAACGTCACTTCTCCAAGTTTTGTGTAGATCTCAAATTGCAGGAGTTGAGATACCTATTTGATCCCATTTAGACCTTACCTAGATTAGTCTGGATCTAATTGTAGTTGATCGCCAGTGACATAGAAACCCCTAATTTCAATTACCTTTAACAGCGCACACCCTCAGATCCAGCCATGATATAACTGCAgatcatgaatttttttttttggttttggatgtCAGATTATAAAAGAGCTTTTCTCCTTGCAGGATCTGATTAGGAAACTCGGGTCTAACAATGGCGGCGTCGGAAGAAAACAGCGCGTTGTTTCCCATTTTCATTTTGACGATCATGGCTATTCCGTTGGTGCCTTATACCATGGTGAAGCTAAGCCGTGCGGTCGCAAAGAAACAAAGGACCATTCATTGTCAGTGTCTTGAGTGTGACCGCTCTGGGAAGTATAAGAGATCCTTGTTTAAAAAGGTATCTTTCCACTGCATTTGGTCAGATATTCATACTATTAACGTCATTGCATGTTCAAAATCTCTTGATCTTTTCTCTGCAGATCTCTAACTTCTCTACGTGGAGCAACTTGACTCTTGTGTTACTATGGGTCGTGATGATTTTCTTGATTTATTACACCAAGAACATGAGCCGTGAGGTAATGTCCTCACTTCTCATCAGATGCTTTCCTAAACCCAGATTATTTATGTTACCTTGATCTGATTGCATGTTGTTGGGAATATTGTAACTTGGATGTAACACTTGTATTAACACAATTTACTTTATTTGGTGGTCGTGCAGACTCAAGTTTTTGACCCATTCAGTATACTTGGATTGGAACCTGGAGTTTCAGATTCAGAAATCAAGAAAGCATATAGAAGGCTGTCGATACAATACCATCCTGATAAAAATCCAGATCCAGGTCAAAATTTGTTACGTCTTCCCCTTTAATCACTACGGAATTGTGGTTGCAGCTGTTTAAACATTTTCTTCTATATGCGTATGTTGATCTGTGTATTGAACTCCGCAGAGGCCAATAAATATTTTGTGGAGTCCATATCTAAAGCATACCAGGCGTTGACTGATCCAGTATCCCGTGAAAACTTTGAGAAGTATGGTCATCCAGATGGCAGACAGGTatatatttatcacatttttccTGCGATATGGGTTCCTATCTCATTGTCAAGCCtgttgaaactaaaatattgtgaTGTGATACAGGGCTTTCAAATGGGCATTGCTCTTCCTAAATTTCTCCTAGACATAGATGGAGCATCCGGTGGCATATTGTTGCTCTGGATAGTGGGTGTTTGTATTCTCTTGCCCCTTGTGATTGCTGTTATATATCTCTCGAGGTCATCAAAGTATACCGGGAACTATGTCATGCATCAAACCCTTTCCGCATATTATTATCTAATGAAACCCTCGTTGGCCCCAAGGTATATTCACTCATACACATATACTTTCCAGTGACGCTATGGGTGCATGAAAAATAGGCCGTGTTTTTTATATGACATGTTCGAAAATTTCATTGTTCAGCAAAGTTATGGACGTTTTTACCAAGGCAGCTGAGTACATGGAGATTCCAGTTCGTAGAACTGATGATGAACCACTGCAGAAGCTCTTTATGTCCGTCAGGAGCGAGCTAAATTTGGACCCGAAGAACATGAAGCAAGAGCAAGCTAAGTTTTGGAAACAGCATCCTGCCATAGTGAAGGTGACATTATAAACTAAGAAACTGTAACTCTAAGTCTCTAACTATTGATTAAATGAAATACTCACTTTTCCATTTTTATCGACAGACGGAGCTGTTGATACAGGCCCAGTTAACTCGTGAATCAGGAGTCTTGTCTCCAGCCCTGCAGGGTGATTTCAGACGTGTGCTAGAGCTTGCACCTCGCCTCCTTGAGGAATTATTAAAGGTCTATTCTCTAGTTTAATATCACAGTGTCTGATAAACTAACTGTTAAAAGTCAATGACCTGAAAGTCCTACCCTTATTTGAGAagagatatttttttctctagaaaAGTAAAAGTCAAGCAAACTTTTAGGTTAACATTCCAAAGGGATACGCTTCTCGGATTAGCTAGCTCATCTAATCGGTTATTGGATTATCTTCCTCTTGTAGAtatgtttatatgtttttggttACACtgttaaaattgtaattttcttaaCCGCTGTTATAATATTGCAAGTTTCCTGCAGATGGCGGTTCTACCACGCACTTCCCAAGGGCATGGATGGCTGAGACCTGCAGTCGGAGTAGTTGAGCTATCTCAATGCATTGTTCAGGTATGCAATTGCTCTTCCACGAGATTTACTTCTTTCAGAAAATCAAGAAGTGGCTTAAGGTTGCTGTTGAGGAAATATTAACTGAAATTTCGTAATTGCAGGCTGTTCCCCTTAGTGCAAGGAAGTCATCTGGAGTCTCGTCAGAAGGAATTTCGCCTTTCTTGCAGCTCCCTCATTTCAGTGACGCTGTCGTTAAAAAGATAGCACGGAAGGTATATTAGTACTATCAAATGCAGTTACTTTGAGATAATATATCATGTGCTTTGTCTGGTTCAAATTGTCTGAGACCATCTTCTCCGATTCAGCTCTCCAGTAAGCAGTAGTGTTGGCACTTTAGGTGTTTTTCTTAAATGGCTATTCGAAAGAAACTTACCAGGGATCATTTTAGTTTAATCGTTCAACTTATTTTGTGTCTTGTTAAGCGTtgctttttctatt comes from the Brassica napus cultivar Da-Ae chromosome A7, Da-Ae, whole genome shotgun sequence genome and includes:
- the LOC106353345 gene encoding dnaJ protein ERDJ2A; this encodes MAASEENSALFPIFILTIMAIPLVPYTMVKLSRAVAKKQRTIHCQCLECDRSGKYKRSLFKKISNFSTWSNLTLVLLWVVMIFLIYYTKNMSRETQVFDPFSILGLEPGVSDSEIKKAYRRLSIQYHPDKNPDPEANKYFVESISKAYQALTDPVSRENFEKYGHPDGRQGFQMGIALPKFLLDIDGASGGILLLWIVGVCILLPLVIAVIYLSRSSKYTGNYVMHQTLSAYYYLMKPSLAPSKVMDVFTKAAEYMEIPVRRTDDEPLQKLFMSVRSELNLDPKNMKQEQAKFWKQHPAIVKTELLIQAQLTRESGVLSPALQGDFRRVLELAPRLLEELLKMAVLPRTSQGHGWLRPAVGVVELSQCIVQAVPLSARKSSGVSSEGISPFLQLPHFSDAVVKKIARKKVKSFQELQEMSLEDRSELLTQVAGLSATDVDDIEKVLEMMPSLTVDITCETEGEEGIQEGDIVTLQAWVTLKRPNGLIGALPHSPYFPFHKEENYWVLLADSVSNNVWFSQKVSFMDEGGAITAASKTISDAMEGSGAGVKETSDAVREAIEKVKGGSRLVMGKLQAPSEGTYNLTCYCMCDSWIGCDKKTSLKVKVLKRTRAGTRGFVSDEGAIAEEGMEEEDEIEEEDYDDDYESEYSEDEDDKKDVVEKKGSKKANGTVKKKESSSEESGSEEE